The segment GCCCTGGTCCATGAATACGATCCGGTCTGCGACCTTACGGGCAAAACCCATTTCATGGGTCACGCAAATCATGGTCATGCCTTCCTGGGCGAGGCTGGTCATCACGTCCAGTACTTCGGCTATCATTTCCGGGTCCAGGGCCGAAGTCGGTTCGTCGAACAGCATAACCTTGGGTTGCATGCACAATGCCCGGGCAATGGCGATACGTTGTTGCTGGCCACCGGACAACTGCGAGGGAAACTTGTTGGCGTGGTCGCGCATCTTGACCTTGTCCAGCAAGCCCAGCGCACGCTCGATGGCTTCAGCCTCGGGTACGCCCAGATTAGACGTCTGGGGCAAGGTGCAGTTTTTCAGTACCGTGAGGTGCGGGAACAGGTTGAAGTGCTGGAAACACATGCCCACCTGCCGGCGAATACGCTCCAGGCCCTTG is part of the Pseudomonas sp. ML2-2023-3 genome and harbors:
- a CDS encoding amino acid ABC transporter ATP-binding protein; the encoded protein is MIMKPKADAAAMVRIEQLNKWFGNAHVLKNISLNVHAGEKVVICGPSGSGKSTLIRCINQLEQHQQGLVEVLGEELNGSVKGLERIRRQVGMCFQHFNLFPHLTVLKNCTLPQTSNLGVPEAEAIERALGLLDKVKMRDHANKFPSQLSGGQQQRIAIARALCMQPKVMLFDEPTSALDPEMIAEVLDVMTSLAQEGMTMICVTHEMGFARKVADRIVFMDQGEIVEEAPPERFFSAPESPRTQRFLSQIINHGVHAQ